The genomic window gTGCCCATGACGCAGAGGAGGTcggatgacggcggcgcgggcgtgCTCTGGTGGACGAGCCATTCGTCGCGGATGCGGCCGTGGATGGCAAGGCGTTGGTAGTGGTCACCTATGTGAGGTCAGTTACTGCGTCTGGGTTTGCCACGTAGGCCTAATACATGCGATATCAACGCCGTCCACTGGGGAGAGAAGGAGACGAAACAAGGCGAGATGGGCGTAGAAACAAACGCAAAGGACTCACTTTCTCCCAACAACCACTGTCCCCTCGTCCTGGGCTCCTCCGAAACAAGCGGCGAGAACAAGTACAGTCCGCAGCTATGGTCCGGCTCCCGCGACGTCAGCAACATCCTGTGCGACGGCTCATGGTACTTGATGGACGACATCTGCGGACATCGTATCATCTCAGTCCGGAACTGGGGGGTTCGACGACGTTCGAGGGTCACCGGATCCGTCCCAAACGTCAATCTATATGGCACGTCAGACCCCTGGAGACTCCAAACACACACCCAAAGAAAGGTAGTTGGCATACACATCATTCTCATCCGTAGAGGTATGCGTCCCCAGCAGTGACTCCTCATCCAATGCTAGCACAAGATCAGCAGTCCATTCATATCTTCCGTctccgaaaaaaaaaaataagcaaCAGGAAAGCAAAAGACGGCTGGAAAAGAATAACAACATAAACTTACTCGCATACACAACTCCCGTACTCCCAACCCAAAAACAACTCATATTCACCTCCCTTCCTCTCCCAAAACTCGGCATAAACCGAACGCGCCCTTTGCTCTGCAGGCCGCCAGCCCATGCCGCAGCACCAATGTCCTCATCAAATCTCCTACCTCGCCCGTCCTCCGCAACACGAGTACACTCCACCTCGCGGCTCAACAAACCCCCAGAAATCACATTCCTCTGCAGCCCATGTCGTTTGATGTGCCTCTTTACCAACTCAGCCTGAAGGCGGGCCTCCTGCCGAGCTGCGTCGTGAATCTTGCGCCGTTTGACAGCGTCAGAGGAATAGGACGTCGACAAGGCAGTCGAGCCGCTTTCTACCTTGaagtatttctttttagCAGCATCTGTACACGATTAGCATGCCGTCCTCTCCGTTTTATTTCCTCTCCTCCCACGACTTTGGCTCCTCCACAAGACTCCTCCTCGCTCTCATATCGCTCGTCTCCCCGTAGTCCATTTGGTCTCTCTGATCGTccgtcttgttttttttttttgttttttttttttcatcctAACCACCCTCTTCATCTCTGTCTTTTATTCGCTCACGCCTTGGTTCACGGCCTCGTTCCTCACCTCTCTCACATCTCGGTCCTCCTCCTTTCCACGCCCCCCACCAAACTCATCCAAAACCAACCAGAATGGAAAAATAAATAGCAACACATCAACGTACCGTAGTAATACCCCGGAATCTCCATAACTTTCACAGTCTCTCTCGCCCATTCATTCGCCTTGAATGGCCGCCAGACAAATAACAGTACCAATGCCAGGACCTCATGAACCAAATCCCGTGTTCGAGTCCCATGAGGCCATCAGCAAAATCACTCGCGTGTGCCCTTTTCAGCTATTCGCGCAATGATAATCAATCCTTTCCAATAAATAAAACGAAAAGCACCATTCGAAATCATGGCATTTCgttgacaagatgaagaaaaaCGCATCCAGGCCATGGAGCAAGTCCGTCGAGCTGAGACCCGAGTAACTTTACAATCACGTGATGCGACTTTAAGCTTTTACCCCGGCCAAGATGGCACGAACATGGACCGCGTCTGTTTTTGGCAATGACCAGAAAGCAACCTCTCCAGACTTAAGTGCATACACTACCGCTTCCCCAGAGGCGGGCATTGCATCAATACAGATCGTGCGGATGCTGGGATCGAATCAACTCCGATACCATTCACTGCAGAATTGGGAATTGGAACCATGTACATGGGAGAATTACACTGAAAGAAAATTCACTAAACACATGTCCGCATGGCGACCGCATAGTAAACATCACTCGTAGGCACATCaagtataattatttttttgaTTTATTCATTAGGTGTCTAGAAGACGGTATCTCTAGGggtaaagaaaaaagaaaactggCCTCCTCATCCACACCGCGTTGATGCTCACGTTCAAGACTCATACAATGCAAATTTAAACATAGTGAAAGCGAAAGAGCAGGCGCAAGGCCATGCGGGTATGTAATTGTAGAGCCATTCTATATTTACGAAGACTTCTCGTGCTGGGTCGAGACACGCTGGAGGGAGACGACTGCGAAATTGTTAGCGAGTGACCTTGGCAGTGATGAACATGTATAGCATGGCGGGAAAGGATGAACATACCAAAGTCTTCTAGCGATCGCTGCTTCTGGTCCTTCTTGGGGGACTTGCCGTGCATGAGGTTGTCAAAGCCGGCGCTTCCCTGCATGAAGTAGTAGAGACCACCCATGACGGCAAAGATACCGAATGAGAAGATCCAAATACGGACCACAGCAACAATAGAGGTCTGGCCACCAACGAACCAACCGAAGAGACAGAAGAAGGTGGCGAGAATGTCGACGACCAAGATGGCACCAGTGAGCTGCCACGAGGGGATGGAAGACCAGAAGGGGCCGTTGGCACGAGTGATGAAGATCAGCCAGTTCTCAGTAAGGGAGATCTCGAGGAAGAGAACTTCGTCGAGTTTACCAAAGTTCTGAACGATACCGCCGTTCTCAGTGCCAGCAAACATAGTGGTGAGGGCAATCCAGGTTCCGATGGCCAGGACAACACCGAGGAGGACGGACATGCCCCAGAGCTTGGGCAGATTCCACTTGACGGGGGTCTGAGAGTAAGGAGCATTGTCGTAAGCAATAGCCAAGGTGGCAATGTCGGCGAAAATGgcaatgaagacgacgagctcgatGTTGAGAGACTGGTTGAGAATGGCAATCCAAAGACCGAGGAAGATCTCCATGTGCAAGGACAGGGCGATACGGTAGACGACGTAAGCGTACATGCGGTGGAAGATCTGGCGAGAAGTCTTGAgggcatcaatgatggcacCGAGACCGGGGGCAAGGAAGACAATATCGGCGGCAGAACGAGCGGCGTCAGAGGCACCCTCGACGGCAATACCAGTATCGGCCTTCTTCAAAGAGGGAGCATCATTGACACCGTCACCAGTCATGGCAACGAGGTAGCCACGCTGCTGCAGAATCTCGACGACGGAGTACTTGTGCTGGGGGAAAACCTCAGCGAAACcatcggcagcctcgacgaAATCGTAAACCTCAGAACCGGGCAtgtcaccgccgccaccaagaccGAGACGCTCGGCATTGTAGACATTGGTACCAAGACCAAGCTGGCGGGAGGTCTCACGAGCAATACCGACAGCGTCACCAGTCAACATCTTGATGGACAAACCGAGAACCTTGGCCTCATTGATAGTGCGGGCAGTGTCGTGGCGGGGAGGATCAGAGCAAGGCATGATGCCGAGAATCTCCCAAGCACCTTCGCCACGCTTACGGGCAACACCAAGAGAACGGAAACCACGGGTAGCGAATTCGGCGACACAGTTCTTGTAGGCCTTGTCAATATGATCGGGGATGGGGTGGTCCTCCTCGACAGTCTTGAGCACGAAAAGAGGAGCACCCTTGACGCAGGTGATGCGCTCGCCCTGGGGAGACTCGACAAGAGCCTGGACCTTCTTGGACACGGGGTCAAAGGGGTGGAAATCAATAACCTTGTACTTGGACAGGACAGACTTGGCGCGGGGGTAGAACTTgagggccttgaggaaagccttgtcgatggcgtcgatacccttcttcttgcgggAGGCGGCCAAACATGCAGTAAGCATCAGGTCATCGGGATCAACACCGGGGACGGTGAAGGGCTCAGACAGCGAGAGCTTGTTCTTGGTCAGGGTACCGGTCTTGTCAGAGCAGAGAATCTCGACACCAGCAAGAGACTCAATGGCGGACAGCTTCTGGACAATAgcctgcttcttggcgaggTAGGCAGCAccgacggccatggtggtggtgacgacaGCGGGAAGACCGACAGGGACACCGACGATGGTTATGGCCAGGGTGAAGCGGAGAATTTCGACAATGGGGTTGGATCGGTAGAAGGAAGAGATCCAGACAACCAAGAgggtgacgatgacgagaaTCAGCAGAATGGTACCAATGCCGTTGAGCACCTCGGTGAAGTGACCAGTGCCACCAGCGGACTGAGAAACGAGAGCAGCGGCAC from Metarhizium brunneum chromosome 2, complete sequence includes these protein-coding regions:
- the pma-1 gene encoding Plasma membrane ATPase, whose product is MADDRIGAPALNTNIESGQFDEKSQQHRQQAPAEQVPRKVAAAEDDDEDEDIDALIEDLESQDGHEGFDEEEEEGSPGGGRVVPEEMLQTDSRVGLTESEVVTRRRKYGLNQMKEEKENLILKFFSYFVGPIQFVMEAAAVLAAGLEDWVDFGVICALLLLNAGVGFIQEYQAGSIVDELKKTLALKAVVLRDGTLKEIEAPEVVPGDILQVEEGTIIPADGRIVTEDAFLQVDQSAITGESLAVDKHKGDNCYASSAVKRGEAFLVVSATGDNTFVGRAAALVSQSAGGTGHFTEVLNGIGTILLILVIVTLLVVWISSFYRSNPIVEILRFTLAITIVGVPVGLPAVVTTTMAVGAAYLAKKQAIVQKLSAIESLAGVEILCSDKTGTLTKNKLSLSEPFTVPGVDPDDLMLTACLAASRKKKGIDAIDKAFLKALKFYPRAKSVLSKYKVIDFHPFDPVSKKVQALVESPQGERITCVKGAPLFVLKTVEEDHPIPDHIDKAYKNCVAEFATRGFRSLGVARKRGEGAWEILGIMPCSDPPRHDTARTINEAKVLGLSIKMLTGDAVGIARETSRQLGLGTNVYNAERLGLGGGGDMPGSEVYDFVEAADGFAEVFPQHKYSVVEILQQRGYLVAMTGDGVNDAPSLKKADTGIAVEGASDAARSAADIVFLAPGLGAIIDALKTSRQIFHRMYAYVVYRIALSLHMEIFLGLWIAILNQSLNIELVVFIAIFADIATLAIAYDNAPYSQTPVKWNLPKLWGMSVLLGVVLAIGTWIALTTMFAGTENGGIVQNFGKLDEVLFLEISLTENWLIFITRANGPFWSSIPSWQLTGAILVVDILATFFCLFGWFVGGQTSIVAVVRIWIFSFGIFAVMGGLYYFMQGSAGFDNLMHGKSPKKDQKQRSLEDFVVSLQRVSTQHEKSS